The following proteins are encoded in a genomic region of Microbacterium sp. NC79:
- a CDS encoding proline/glycine betaine ABC transporter permease: MDLWQWLTDGARIPLGKAVKEIINFLKEYLGGFFDVVAQIFTSIYDGASWLFTAPPAWVIILVLTVLAYFAKGYKLAIGTALGLVLIITVAQWENAMYTLALTVVAVVIATAIAIPVGIWAARSQRVSNVVRPILDFLQTMPAFVYLLPAIFLFSVGPVPGIVATIMFAVAPGVRLTELGIRGVDQEVVEAGHAFGATPGRILRQIQLPLAMPSIMAGINQVIMLSLSMSVIASMVGAPGLGKPIVASLSSVNVPLGFEAGVSVVVIAMILDRITGALGQSKRAKNAVTARSAASA, encoded by the coding sequence ATGGATCTGTGGCAGTGGCTGACCGACGGGGCCCGCATTCCGCTTGGCAAGGCCGTCAAAGAAATCATCAACTTCTTGAAGGAATACCTGGGTGGCTTCTTTGACGTCGTCGCTCAGATCTTCACGTCAATCTACGACGGAGCGTCGTGGCTGTTCACCGCACCGCCTGCGTGGGTGATCATCCTGGTGCTCACAGTCCTCGCCTACTTTGCGAAGGGCTACAAACTGGCCATCGGTACGGCATTGGGCCTCGTGCTGATCATCACGGTCGCGCAGTGGGAAAACGCGATGTACACGTTGGCGCTCACCGTCGTTGCTGTCGTGATCGCCACCGCGATCGCGATTCCTGTCGGCATTTGGGCTGCCCGTTCGCAGCGGGTCTCAAACGTGGTGCGGCCGATCCTTGACTTCCTGCAGACGATGCCAGCATTCGTGTATCTACTGCCCGCCATCTTCCTCTTCAGCGTTGGGCCGGTTCCCGGCATCGTGGCGACCATCATGTTTGCCGTCGCTCCCGGCGTGCGCTTGACGGAGCTCGGTATTCGCGGTGTGGATCAAGAAGTCGTGGAGGCCGGCCACGCGTTCGGTGCCACCCCTGGTCGCATTCTGCGTCAGATTCAGCTTCCCCTTGCGATGCCATCCATCATGGCCGGTATCAACCAGGTGATCATGCTGTCGCTATCGATGTCTGTCATCGCCAGCATGGTTGGCGCTCCCGGCCTCGGAAAGCCGATCGTCGCGTCGCTGAGTTCAGTGAATGTTCCGCTCGGTTTTGAAGCGGGAGTCTCGGTCGTCGTCATCGCGATGATTCTTGACCGCATCACCGGCGCATTGGGCCAGTCCAAGCGCGCCAAAAACGCCGTGACTGCCCGCTCTGCGGCATCGGCCTAA
- a CDS encoding glycine betaine ABC transporter substrate-binding protein — translation MKKRNTLRVLALGAVASIALAGCSSTDSGDNGGDASASKDITIGVFNGWPEGEAASYIWKIVLEDKGYNVDLEYADAGPVFLGVSDGSYDIALDGWLPFTHADYFTEYGEQIDDLGAWNTDAKLTIAVNADAPVDSLADLAANADLFGNRLIGIEPGAGLTKATQDNVIPTYGLESMDYITSSTPAMLAELQTKLEAGDNVAVTLWRPHWAYDAFDIKDLADPEGTLGAAEEIHTIAGADFKTEFPEVHAWLSDFEMDSDVLFSLENAMYNSGEEDVTDYTDIVKAWMAENQEWVDGLTK, via the coding sequence ATGAAGAAGCGAAACACTCTTCGCGTCCTGGCTCTGGGAGCCGTCGCGAGTATTGCTCTTGCCGGGTGCTCAAGCACCGATAGCGGCGACAACGGCGGCGACGCGAGTGCATCGAAAGACATCACGATTGGTGTCTTCAACGGATGGCCTGAGGGCGAAGCGGCGTCGTACATCTGGAAGATCGTTCTCGAAGACAAGGGGTACAACGTCGACCTCGAGTACGCCGACGCTGGCCCGGTATTCCTCGGTGTTTCCGACGGGAGCTACGACATCGCGCTGGACGGCTGGTTGCCGTTCACGCACGCCGACTACTTCACGGAGTATGGCGAGCAAATCGATGACCTCGGCGCGTGGAACACGGACGCGAAGTTGACGATCGCTGTAAACGCTGACGCGCCCGTTGACTCGCTGGCTGATCTGGCGGCAAACGCCGACCTGTTCGGCAACCGTCTCATCGGTATTGAGCCCGGTGCTGGTCTCACGAAGGCGACGCAAGACAACGTCATTCCGACGTACGGCCTGGAGTCGATGGACTACATCACGTCGTCCACGCCTGCCATGCTCGCTGAGCTGCAGACGAAGCTTGAAGCAGGCGACAACGTTGCCGTGACGCTGTGGCGCCCGCACTGGGCATATGACGCGTTCGACATCAAGGATCTTGCGGACCCGGAGGGAACGCTGGGCGCTGCCGAAGAGATCCACACCATCGCGGGAGCGGACTTCAAGACGGAATTCCCCGAGGTGCACGCATGGCTCTCCGACTTCGAGATGGACTCGGACGTGCTCTTCTCGCTAGAAAACGCGATGTACAACTCCGGTGAAGAAGACGTCACTGACTACACGGATATCGTGAAGGCGTGGATGGCTGAGAACCAGGAATGGGTTGACGGCCTGACCAAGTAG
- a CDS encoding aminopeptidase P family protein: protein MTSGESTTKTEAEAPVNVNRKQPFPQGFLDTISTGWAEPDNSAPALIEQAPFAARRRAAVSAAFVGKRLVVPAGALKQRSNDTDYAFRAHSAFSHLTGWGAHSEPDAVLVFDPTAEGHDVTLYFRERADRTTSEFYSNASIGEFWIGPRPSLEQVSAALGVATRHLDTFETGDADLVVDESDELTQFVSELRLVKDDYEIAQLQLAVDVTAAAFDDVLTDLKSATEHRRGERVIEGVFARRARMDGNGVGYDTIAAAGPHACYLHWTRNDGKVVDGELVLMDAGVEVDSLYTADITRTFPVNGTFSPVQRKVYEAVLEAADAAFAIARPGIKFKELHEAAMTVIAAKVSEWGLQPLSAENLLHSETGGQHRRYMVHGTSHHLGIDVHDCAQARREMYYEGILEEGMVFTIEPGLYFQADDLTVPEEFRGIGARIEDDVVVTADGVRNLSAAIPRTADEVEAWVQRLRD from the coding sequence ATGACCAGTGGTGAATCAACGACGAAAACCGAAGCAGAGGCGCCGGTAAACGTCAATCGCAAGCAGCCGTTTCCCCAGGGCTTCCTGGACACGATTTCGACCGGATGGGCAGAGCCCGACAATTCCGCTCCCGCACTCATCGAGCAGGCCCCGTTTGCTGCCCGTCGTCGCGCCGCGGTGAGTGCCGCGTTCGTTGGCAAGCGCCTGGTCGTTCCCGCTGGTGCGCTGAAGCAGCGCAGCAACGACACAGACTACGCTTTCCGGGCACACTCGGCGTTTAGCCACCTCACCGGTTGGGGCGCGCACTCTGAGCCCGACGCCGTCTTGGTGTTTGACCCGACAGCCGAAGGCCACGACGTCACGCTTTATTTCCGCGAACGCGCTGACCGCACAACGAGCGAGTTCTACTCGAACGCGTCGATCGGTGAGTTCTGGATCGGACCTCGACCGTCGCTCGAGCAGGTTTCCGCCGCGCTCGGAGTCGCAACGCGACACCTTGACACGTTCGAAACAGGCGACGCTGACCTCGTCGTCGACGAGAGCGACGAGCTGACCCAGTTCGTCTCTGAACTACGCCTCGTCAAAGACGACTACGAAATCGCTCAGCTGCAGCTCGCCGTCGATGTCACCGCGGCTGCGTTTGACGACGTCCTCACCGATCTGAAGTCCGCCACCGAGCACCGCCGCGGTGAGCGCGTTATCGAGGGTGTCTTCGCCCGTCGCGCACGCATGGATGGCAACGGTGTTGGCTACGACACGATCGCTGCCGCCGGCCCGCACGCCTGCTATCTGCACTGGACCCGCAACGACGGCAAGGTTGTCGATGGCGAACTGGTGCTGATGGACGCTGGTGTCGAGGTCGACAGCCTGTACACCGCCGACATCACCCGCACCTTCCCCGTGAACGGCACTTTCTCCCCCGTGCAGCGCAAGGTGTACGAAGCGGTACTTGAGGCCGCAGACGCCGCATTCGCGATCGCGCGCCCTGGCATTAAGTTCAAGGAACTGCACGAAGCCGCAATGACCGTGATCGCCGCGAAGGTGTCGGAGTGGGGCCTGCAGCCGCTCAGCGCAGAAAACCTGTTGCACTCGGAGACCGGTGGCCAGCACCGTCGCTACATGGTGCACGGAACCAGTCACCACCTGGGTATTGACGTTCACGACTGCGCGCAGGCGCGTCGCGAAATGTACTACGAGGGCATTCTCGAAGAGGGCATGGTCTTTACCATTGAGCCCGGCCTGTACTTCCAGGCAGACGATCTGACGGTGCCTGAGGAGTTCCGTGGCATCGGCGCACGCATCGAAGACGACGTTGTGGTCACCGCTGATGGTGTTCGCAACCTGTCGGCAGCGATCCCCCGCACGGCCGATGAGGTCGAAGCGTGGGTGCAGCGCCTGCGCGACTAA